From Acidobacteriota bacterium, a single genomic window includes:
- the cpaB gene encoding Flp pilus assembly protein CpaB: MNRNRALIALVVAIVIAVIASRFVYRQIQQASAVKPLPVSHIVVASRPLALGTPLTAQDVELITWPEGTPLDGSFTRVQDCIGRSLITPISKNEPILESKLAPREAGIGLPAAIPVGMRAVSVRVDDVVGVSGFAMPGTMVDVLATGTPEGESDSLTRNIIQDVRVLAAGQTVEQDKQGKPHTVGVVTLLLTPKQADQLTMASTDNRIHLALRNTIDTKIEDKAEPVFKSALLLGGAQPHPTAGGGGKSRPRREATTQKPAGPAPFVVEVIRGDKKTNQTFSGQ, encoded by the coding sequence ATGAATAGGAATCGAGCTTTAATCGCCTTGGTCGTGGCAATCGTGATTGCTGTGATCGCAAGCCGTTTTGTGTACCGGCAAATCCAACAGGCGTCTGCGGTCAAGCCGTTGCCTGTGTCACACATTGTTGTAGCTTCACGGCCCCTGGCCCTGGGCACACCCTTGACAGCGCAGGATGTGGAATTGATTACCTGGCCGGAAGGCACTCCGCTGGATGGGTCCTTCACCCGGGTTCAGGATTGCATAGGCCGGTCACTGATCACTCCGATTTCAAAAAATGAGCCGATTTTGGAGTCGAAGCTCGCTCCCAGAGAGGCAGGAATCGGCTTGCCCGCCGCCATTCCCGTCGGAATGCGAGCAGTTTCGGTGCGAGTCGACGATGTGGTAGGGGTTTCCGGGTTCGCAATGCCGGGAACGATGGTTGACGTTCTGGCAACTGGCACTCCCGAAGGCGAGAGCGATAGTTTGACGCGCAATATCATCCAGGACGTTCGAGTTCTGGCCGCCGGACAGACCGTCGAGCAGGACAAACAAGGAAAGCCCCACACGGTAGGCGTGGTTACTCTGCTCCTCACCCCGAAGCAGGCCGACCAGCTCACCATGGCGAGCACGGACAACAGAATCCATCTGGCCTTGCGCAACACGATTGACACCAAGATTGAAGATAAGGCGGAACCTGTTTTTAAGTCAGCGCTCCTGCTTGGCGGCGCACAACCACACCCCACCGCTGGCGGTGGTGGAAAGTCCCGTCCACGGCGCGAGGCAACCACCCAGAAGCCGGCTGGCCCCGCTCCTTTTGTAGTTGAAGTTATCAGAGGTGACAAGAAGACGAACCAAACTTTTTCGGGTCAATAA
- a CDS encoding Flp family type IVb pilin yields the protein MTELLKRLWHEEEGQDLTEYALLLVLIALAAITVMGTLGSAINNVFSQAASNLTAAS from the coding sequence ATGACGGAGCTACTGAAGAGACTTTGGCATGAAGAAGAAGGCCAGGATCTCACTGAATACGCGTTACTTCTGGTTCTAATTGCCCTGGCTGCTATCACGGTCATGGGAACGCTGGGCAGTGCAATCAACAACGTGTTCTCGCAGGCAGCCAGCAACCTGACTGCTGCCAGCTAG
- a CDS encoding glycosyltransferase has product MSQSFYHQGRSYGTLEPRRAEGRSTLLSVVVPCKNEEEGLQETHRRLAATLESIVGRDSPPSDIRPGPFSEPKSLVRVRAISFEIIYVDDGSTDGTALILRELQATNSYVRVVRLSRNFGHQVAITAGLEHASGDAVVIIDADLQDPPEVIGEFLARWREGYDVVYGVRTDRPGETAFKLWTAKAFYRFINRLSETRIPLDTGDFRLMDRAAVDALLSMPERDRFVRGMVSWLGFSQVAVPYTRSVRYAGTTKYPLFRMLRLATDGVLSFSITPLRLATWVGFAASALAIMGIFYALYARFFATHLVRGWTSSLIAVLFIGGVQLICLGIIGEYVGRIYGESKRRPLYFVRERLGFSEQNRPAIIDEVEKIAK; this is encoded by the coding sequence ATGAGCCAATCTTTCTACCACCAGGGACGATCGTACGGGACGCTTGAACCAAGGCGCGCCGAAGGTCGATCGACGTTGCTTTCGGTCGTCGTACCGTGCAAGAACGAGGAAGAAGGGCTCCAGGAAACACATCGGCGACTCGCGGCTACTCTCGAGTCGATCGTGGGGCGCGATTCTCCGCCGTCAGACATCAGGCCCGGGCCATTCTCCGAGCCCAAAAGCCTCGTGAGGGTTAGGGCCATATCTTTTGAAATCATTTACGTTGACGACGGAAGCACGGACGGGACGGCGCTTATCCTGCGTGAACTCCAGGCGACAAACAGTTACGTCCGGGTAGTCCGGCTTTCTCGAAACTTCGGCCATCAGGTGGCGATTACTGCCGGGCTGGAGCACGCCTCGGGCGATGCAGTCGTGATAATTGACGCCGATCTGCAGGATCCGCCGGAAGTAATCGGCGAGTTTCTTGCCCGCTGGCGCGAAGGTTATGACGTCGTGTATGGAGTGCGCACTGACCGGCCCGGAGAAACTGCTTTCAAGCTGTGGACGGCGAAGGCATTCTACCGGTTCATCAATCGCCTGTCTGAAACCCGCATCCCTCTGGACACCGGCGATTTTCGGCTGATGGACCGAGCCGCGGTGGACGCCCTGCTATCCATGCCGGAACGCGACCGCTTTGTGCGAGGCATGGTAAGCTGGCTTGGGTTCTCACAGGTTGCCGTTCCCTACACGCGTTCCGTGCGGTACGCAGGAACCACCAAGTACCCCCTTTTCAGGATGCTGCGTCTGGCAACTGACGGCGTGCTTTCGTTTTCTATCACGCCTCTTCGGCTTGCCACGTGGGTGGGCTTCGCCGCCTCCGCGTTGGCCATCATGGGGATCTTCTATGCCTTGTACGCGCGATTCTTCGCCACCCACCTTGTGAGAGGCTGGACCTCATCCCTCATTGCCGTGCTGTTTATCGGCGGCGTCCAACTGATCTGCCTGGGGATCATCGGCGAGTACGTCGGGCGAATCTATGGGGAGTCCAAAAGGCGACCACTCTATTTTGTGCGCGAGCGGCTTGGATTTAGTGAGCAGAACCGGCCTGCAATCATCGATGAGGTGGAAAAAATCGCAAAATGA
- a CDS encoding DUF362 domain-containing protein produces the protein MAERFIAAKRLEMSYSNTRLVPPFHRSPSSVAIRAVSSYEADVEAILWETLKELEPPVRAKSVLIKPNFVEPNLEGTINTHPVVIRAAREAFLRMGAKSVVIAEGPGHERDTEGILEVLRVRDYLGPLERRFVDLNTDEVSQVSTRTHASKLKSLCLPKTVLAADFVVSMPKMKTHHWVGVTLSLKNMFGIVPGNCYGWPKNVLHWAGISKSILDINSTVRPDFAIVDGILGMEGNGPIQGTPKACGVLVAGDDAVAVDATCARIMGLVPARIDYLKRASLLLGNMDEERIEQLGETISSTRKPFEMLPAFQSLRA, from the coding sequence ATGGCTGAAAGGTTCATTGCAGCCAAGAGACTCGAAATGAGCTACTCCAACACGCGCCTGGTCCCGCCCTTCCACCGCTCGCCTTCGAGCGTAGCGATCAGGGCCGTCTCCAGTTATGAGGCTGATGTGGAGGCAATCCTGTGGGAAACGCTCAAGGAACTCGAGCCACCTGTGCGCGCCAAATCGGTCCTGATCAAACCGAACTTCGTCGAACCCAATCTTGAAGGGACCATCAACACACACCCCGTGGTGATCAGGGCGGCGCGCGAAGCGTTTCTGCGAATGGGCGCAAAATCTGTCGTCATTGCGGAAGGGCCTGGGCACGAGCGCGATACCGAAGGAATTCTTGAAGTGCTGCGTGTGAGGGACTACCTGGGCCCGTTGGAGCGCCGTTTCGTCGACCTGAATACAGACGAAGTTTCGCAAGTCTCAACGCGTACGCATGCCTCAAAGCTTAAGTCGCTGTGCCTGCCAAAGACGGTCCTGGCAGCGGACTTCGTAGTCTCAATGCCCAAGATGAAGACCCACCACTGGGTTGGAGTCACCCTGTCGCTTAAGAACATGTTCGGCATTGTGCCTGGAAATTGTTACGGATGGCCCAAAAACGTGCTCCACTGGGCGGGCATCAGCAAGTCGATCCTCGATATCAACAGCACGGTCCGACCGGATTTCGCCATCGTGGATGGCATCCTTGGGATGGAAGGAAACGGCCCCATCCAGGGAACTCCCAAGGCATGCGGAGTCCTGGTTGCCGGCGACGACGCCGTGGCCGTAGACGCTACTTGTGCCCGGATCATGGGGCTTGTTCCAGCGCGCATTGACTACCTCAAGCGCGCTTCCCTGCTCCTGGGAAATATGGACGAAGAAAGGATTGAGCAGTTGGGCGAAACGATCTCCAGTACGCGCAAGCCGTTCGAAATGCTGCCTGCTTTTCAGTCGCTCCGGGCCTGA
- a CDS encoding type II and III secretion system protein family protein, with translation MTRKNSRNARYTLHALTALVVFTAVSVVLGPGSILAGASQINPRTSVQQAENQGTPSGGPEALHLIVDRSLVVTSPSQVTRVSLANPEICDAVVVSPTEILLNGKRAGATSLVIWGQSGQMQTFDVYVDLDVLDLTGDIRNTFPNEQVKVTVSKDIVTLSGHVSSAAVADKILELAQSMVPNKNNVVSLLEVPAPPTGEVLLKVRFAEVDRSALRQLGVNIMSLPGAKNVGTISTGQYSPPGLTELSASAGGFTLGSLLNVFIFRPDINLAATIQALQTKNLLQILAEPNVLTESGKEATFLSGGEFPFPVVQSTGAGGGVPAITIQFRQFGIRLDFTPTILPDDAIHLKVEPEVSSLDFSNALTITGFTIPALAVRRVQSEMELRDGQSFVIAGLMDNRLTRTLEKIPALGDIPLLGKLFQSESLNKSKTELLVLVTPQIVHPLPPGQVPGGPQFPMQFLPPATSGQAQSSGQ, from the coding sequence ATGACAAGAAAAAATAGCAGAAACGCAAGATATACCCTTCACGCACTCACGGCTCTGGTCGTTTTCACGGCAGTGTCCGTTGTGCTAGGTCCCGGCTCTATTTTGGCAGGAGCATCCCAGATCAACCCGCGCACCAGCGTCCAGCAGGCGGAGAACCAGGGCACGCCGTCAGGAGGCCCGGAAGCACTGCATCTGATCGTGGACCGCTCACTGGTGGTCACATCCCCGTCCCAGGTCACCCGTGTTTCCCTTGCCAATCCGGAGATTTGTGATGCCGTTGTCGTTAGCCCTACCGAGATCCTCCTGAATGGCAAGAGGGCTGGCGCAACCTCGCTGGTCATTTGGGGGCAGTCCGGCCAGATGCAGACGTTCGACGTTTACGTTGACCTGGACGTCCTTGATCTGACCGGGGACATCCGCAACACCTTCCCCAATGAGCAGGTGAAGGTCACAGTCAGCAAGGACATCGTGACCCTGTCGGGACATGTTTCATCAGCCGCGGTGGCCGATAAGATCCTGGAACTGGCCCAGTCAATGGTGCCCAATAAGAACAACGTCGTTAGCCTGCTGGAAGTGCCGGCTCCCCCCACTGGAGAGGTCCTCCTGAAAGTTCGATTTGCGGAAGTGGACCGGTCGGCCCTCAGGCAACTTGGCGTGAACATCATGAGCCTGCCGGGGGCAAAAAACGTTGGAACGATCAGCACCGGCCAGTATTCGCCTCCCGGACTTACGGAACTGAGCGCCAGTGCAGGCGGATTTACGTTGGGTAGCCTGCTTAATGTATTCATATTCCGTCCGGACATCAACCTGGCGGCCACGATTCAGGCGCTCCAGACGAAGAACCTCCTGCAGATCCTGGCTGAACCCAATGTGTTGACAGAGTCCGGCAAGGAGGCCACATTCCTCTCTGGCGGCGAGTTTCCTTTCCCTGTTGTTCAGTCAACAGGAGCCGGAGGAGGAGTCCCTGCGATTACCATCCAGTTCCGGCAGTTCGGGATAAGGCTTGACTTTACTCCCACAATACTTCCGGACGATGCGATCCACCTGAAGGTCGAGCCGGAAGTCAGTTCCCTCGATTTCTCGAACGCGCTGACCATCACTGGTTTTACAATCCCCGCTCTTGCCGTTCGTCGGGTACAATCAGAGATGGAACTGCGGGATGGACAGAGCTTTGTAATCGCTGGATTGATGGACAACCGCCTCACCAGGACACTGGAGAAAATTCCGGCTTTGGGAGATATTCCACTTCTGGGGAAGTTATTCCAGAGTGAGAGCCTGAACAAGAGCAAGACGGAATTGCTGGTCCTGGTGACGCCCCAGATTGTTCATCCGCTACCTCCCGGCCAGGTTCCCGGCGGACCGCAATTCCCGATGCAGTTTCTGCCGCCGGCGACCAGCGGGCAGGCTCAGAGTTCTGGCCAATAG
- a CDS encoding sigma-54-dependent Fis family transcriptional regulator, with the protein MCEQAIRVLFFSSDGPFAEVVTRALGPGYEVRTNEQSDLVANPAGREWCDVVLLDLHDSGDDADADETLRLMDEIKKLNPSTPIVAIVGDVDENLGRTVIENGGYDTLSSPPNMADLRLLLRRACRFRRIERELADLRSRELSGGRFGDMLGTSESMHAVFETSRKVASCDVSVLISGETGTGKELLARAIHRLSARSAGPLVAFSCANLPETLVEDELFGHEKGAFTGAIAARRGRFEAAHGGTLLLDEIGDLPLGLQSKLLRVLQERSFERLGSNTPVEANVRVLCASHRDLGKMVEEGQFRKDLFYRLNVVQIHIPALRDRRDEIPILAQYFLQRFAQQFGKNVTRFSPLAIHALEEYQWPGNVRELENAVQHAVVMAEGPAIETWHLPNTLRGDFEKTVVGRSYEDEVREFKRRLIMRTLRECGGRKVDAARTLGVARGYLHRLINQLQIQIDDEELGIAEVEEAEEPASQEHVM; encoded by the coding sequence ATGTGTGAACAAGCTATCCGGGTTTTATTTTTCAGTTCAGACGGTCCTTTCGCCGAGGTCGTAACAAGGGCGCTCGGGCCTGGCTACGAAGTCCGTACCAACGAACAGAGTGACCTTGTAGCAAATCCCGCAGGACGGGAGTGGTGTGATGTCGTCCTACTCGATTTGCACGACAGCGGCGACGATGCGGACGCTGATGAGACCCTTCGATTGATGGATGAGATCAAAAAGCTCAATCCGTCAACGCCTATAGTTGCCATCGTCGGTGACGTCGACGAGAACCTCGGCCGAACCGTGATTGAAAATGGCGGTTACGACACACTCTCCAGCCCTCCCAACATGGCTGACCTTCGGCTCCTCCTCCGCCGTGCATGCCGCTTTCGGAGAATTGAAAGAGAACTTGCTGACCTGCGGTCCCGGGAACTTTCCGGCGGACGATTTGGAGACATGCTTGGGACCTCCGAATCAATGCACGCCGTATTTGAGACCTCCCGAAAAGTGGCGTCCTGCGATGTCAGCGTGCTGATCTCAGGCGAGACCGGTACAGGCAAAGAGCTTCTGGCCCGGGCCATCCATCGCTTGAGTGCCCGGTCCGCTGGCCCTCTGGTGGCGTTTTCATGCGCAAATCTGCCCGAAACCCTGGTGGAAGATGAGCTGTTTGGCCATGAGAAGGGCGCGTTTACAGGGGCAATTGCCGCGCGGCGCGGACGGTTTGAGGCGGCCCATGGCGGAACGCTCCTTCTGGATGAGATCGGCGATTTGCCGCTGGGCCTGCAATCCAAGCTTCTAAGGGTCCTCCAGGAACGGTCTTTTGAGCGGCTGGGCAGCAACACGCCCGTCGAAGCCAACGTGCGGGTCCTATGCGCTTCGCATCGAGACCTGGGAAAAATGGTCGAGGAAGGGCAGTTCAGAAAAGACCTCTTTTACAGGCTCAACGTCGTCCAAATCCATATCCCGGCGTTGCGCGACCGCCGCGACGAGATTCCAATTCTGGCCCAGTACTTCCTGCAAAGGTTCGCCCAGCAGTTCGGGAAGAACGTCACGCGCTTCTCGCCTCTGGCCATTCACGCTCTCGAGGAATACCAGTGGCCGGGAAATGTCCGCGAGCTGGAGAACGCTGTGCAGCACGCCGTGGTCATGGCAGAAGGGCCTGCGATTGAGACATGGCACCTTCCCAACACCCTTCGCGGAGATTTTGAGAAGACGGTTGTTGGACGGTCCTACGAAGACGAGGTCCGCGAATTTAAACGGCGGCTGATCATGAGAACGCTCCGCGAGTGTGGAGGCCGCAAGGTGGACGCCGCCCGCACGTTGGGCGTAGCGCGTGGATATCTGCACCGTCTCATCAACCAACTGCAGATCCAGATTGATGACGAGGAACTGGGAATTGCTGAAGTTGAAGAGGCCGAAGAGCCTGCCTCGCAGGAACACGTCATGTAA
- a CDS encoding pilus assembly protein, with the protein MCHSLGTQASRFCVQLITNWKEESGAELVEAAVVLPILLMLLLGIVTFGRAWNVYQTITRAAREGAKSAVLTPCANSAYCSGATNYTSTDIWTNFVGPVLQSDNLDPTLVANSSITYVQMDPNGTPPHVCGIELTFAYPYTFSLPFTSVNLSTINLSTTVRMRLENQPAICPIGTSY; encoded by the coding sequence ATGTGTCATTCGTTGGGAACACAGGCTAGCCGTTTTTGTGTCCAACTGATTACAAACTGGAAAGAAGAGTCCGGCGCTGAACTGGTTGAAGCCGCGGTTGTCCTCCCTATCCTCTTGATGTTATTGCTTGGGATCGTTACTTTCGGCCGGGCCTGGAATGTGTACCAGACCATCACACGGGCGGCGCGCGAGGGCGCAAAGTCAGCTGTTCTGACGCCGTGCGCAAACTCTGCGTATTGTTCGGGGGCTACGAACTACACCTCCACCGATATCTGGACCAATTTTGTGGGTCCGGTCCTGCAGTCGGACAATCTTGACCCCACATTAGTCGCGAACTCTTCAATTACTTACGTCCAGATGGACCCGAACGGCACGCCCCCCCATGTTTGTGGCATAGAGCTCACGTTTGCATATCCCTATACTTTCTCGCTTCCCTTCACGAGCGTTAATTTATCCACCATCAATCTTTCGACAACAGTCCGTATGCGGCTTGAGAACCAACCGGCAATCTGCCCAATAGGAACCAGTTACTAA
- a CDS encoding Flp family type IVb pilin, translating into MTELLKRLWQEEEGQDLTEYALLLVLIALAAITVMGTLGSAINNVFSRAASNLTAAS; encoded by the coding sequence ATGACGGAGCTACTTAAGAGGCTGTGGCAGGAAGAAGAAGGCCAGGACCTCACTGAATACGCGTTGCTTCTGGTTCTAATTGCCCTGGCTGCTATCACTGTCATGGGAACGCTCGGCAGTGCCATCAACAACGTGTTTTCGAGAGCAGCCAGCAACCTGACCGCTGCCAGTTAG
- a CDS encoding class I SAM-dependent methyltransferase, with protein MTPDAMTHDREAAFHDAWAGSTRPDDVLVRESFEGPTAVENRFILKLMGPLAGKRLLDIGSGLGESSVYFALQGADVTALDISPGMVETSLNLGKRFGVELKGVVSVAEELNVPKESYDIVYIANAIHHVQDRNKMFDEIRRVLKPGGRFFSYDPLAYNPAINMYRRMATEVRTPDERPLTRADVKLASEYFSNFGHREFWIASLALFAKYYLKDHVHPNRDRYWKRITHESEKGLRWWLPLRSADVLLTRIPGIRWLAWNVVMWGEKKADS; from the coding sequence ATGACACCTGACGCAATGACTCATGACCGCGAAGCCGCTTTTCATGACGCCTGGGCAGGAAGCACCCGCCCCGATGACGTGCTGGTGCGCGAGTCCTTCGAAGGGCCAACCGCGGTTGAGAACCGATTTATCCTGAAGCTGATGGGGCCGCTGGCCGGCAAGCGGCTGCTTGACATCGGTTCCGGCCTTGGCGAATCTTCTGTGTATTTTGCGCTGCAGGGCGCGGACGTTACCGCACTCGACATCTCACCTGGAATGGTTGAGACATCACTGAACCTGGGCAAGCGGTTCGGGGTGGAGCTCAAAGGCGTTGTGTCCGTGGCTGAGGAATTAAACGTCCCCAAGGAGAGCTACGATATCGTCTACATAGCGAATGCCATTCACCATGTGCAGGACCGAAATAAAATGTTCGATGAGATCCGCCGCGTTCTAAAACCCGGCGGGCGCTTCTTCTCCTACGACCCGCTTGCCTACAATCCAGCGATTAATATGTACCGGAGGATGGCCACGGAAGTACGAACGCCAGACGAGCGGCCCCTGACCCGTGCCGATGTAAAGCTCGCCAGTGAGTACTTCTCAAATTTCGGACATCGCGAATTCTGGATTGCATCTCTTGCGCTGTTTGCAAAGTACTATCTAAAAGACCACGTACATCCAAACCGCGACCGCTACTGGAAGCGGATCACCCACGAAAGTGAAAAGGGCCTTCGCTGGTGGCTGCCTCTCCGCTCCGCGGATGTTCTGCTCACACGAATTCCGGGTATCCGCTGGCTGGCGTGGAACGTAGTGATGTGGGGTGAGAAGAAGGCTGATTCGTAG
- a CDS encoding prepilin peptidase: MHSIVWSQFTAWAVALLLALWAGWLDWRFRRIPNWLTVSGFIIGLGINGILSGWAGIKSGLEGAGIATAVLIIPVILRGIGAGDLKLTIALGACLGPRKFLNVLLASIFIAGFMAIVEIVRKRRVKQTLSNLAVLIRAFATFGMSARESIVTLDDPGTLRLPFGVAIALAMVLVVITNSSLLTF; the protein is encoded by the coding sequence ATGCACAGCATCGTATGGAGCCAATTTACTGCTTGGGCCGTGGCGTTGCTTTTGGCGCTATGGGCAGGATGGCTGGACTGGCGCTTTCGGCGTATCCCCAATTGGCTCACAGTTTCGGGATTTATTATAGGTCTGGGCATTAACGGCATCCTTTCGGGCTGGGCTGGAATCAAGAGCGGGTTGGAAGGCGCTGGCATAGCCACGGCCGTCCTGATCATTCCAGTCATTCTTCGAGGCATTGGGGCTGGAGACTTGAAACTGACGATAGCGCTGGGAGCGTGCCTCGGACCGCGAAAATTCCTCAATGTGCTGCTGGCAAGTATTTTTATTGCCGGCTTTATGGCAATTGTAGAAATAGTAAGGAAGCGCCGGGTCAAACAGACGTTGAGCAACCTGGCAGTTCTCATTCGGGCATTCGCCACATTCGGCATGAGTGCAAGGGAATCCATAGTGACTCTCGATGATCCTGGTACGCTGCGCCTCCCTTTTGGAGTAGCAATAGCTTTAGCGATGGTTCTTGTTGTCATTACAAACTCGAGTTTGTTGACCTTTTAA
- a CDS encoding pilus assembly protein, whose product MRTLRNPEQRHNPKSLPARLLNAVSAIASRFSRHVSETDGAELLEFALALPMILVMVAGLLDFARAYNIKQKLANAVREGARYQSTETADITLSNPASVQTLRDDVVNYLTNAGLDTSFIGTALTYNPAPGVCTGTYYTTTGTSSVNYGLEVERCVPVVDASGVSIQSTRVTLYYPYDWTFGFNNIIKLMLPSSTFSNPIRIQTDATISNFS is encoded by the coding sequence ATGAGAACGCTTAGAAATCCGGAGCAGCGGCACAACCCCAAAAGTCTGCCGGCGCGGTTGCTCAATGCCGTCTCTGCTATAGCAAGTCGATTTTCCAGGCACGTCAGCGAAACTGATGGTGCAGAGCTGCTTGAATTCGCACTGGCGTTGCCGATGATTCTGGTGATGGTGGCAGGCCTGTTGGATTTTGCCCGTGCTTACAACATCAAACAAAAGCTTGCCAACGCAGTCCGCGAGGGCGCCAGGTACCAGTCCACTGAGACCGCCGATATCACCCTGTCCAATCCCGCATCTGTACAGACGTTAAGGGATGACGTGGTAAACTACCTCACGAACGCAGGCCTCGACACCTCCTTCATTGGCACAGCTCTGACCTATAACCCAGCCCCGGGAGTTTGCACTGGAACATATTACACGACAACAGGAACAAGCAGCGTTAACTATGGGTTGGAGGTTGAACGGTGCGTGCCGGTTGTGGACGCTTCCGGCGTCTCGATCCAGTCAACACGGGTAACCTTGTATTACCCTTACGACTGGACTTTTGGCTTTAATAACATCATCAAGCTGATGCTTCCGTCGTCGACCTTTTCAAACCCCATTAGAATCCAGACAGATGCCACCATTTCGAACTTCTCTTGA
- a CDS encoding cysteine desulfurase-like protein — protein MNTATNQTAIAPVKEIRAQFPALERREGGYPVAYFDGPGGTQVPCPVVEAISDHLYHHNSNTHWGYATSNETDETIRNGRAALAALLNSSPSEIVFGPNMTTLTFHLSRALGRAYGPGDEIVVTELDHHANIDPWRSLAKERGVAIRSVRVVPETGQLDWKDLESKVNKRTKVLAIGVASNALGTINDIPRAAEIAHNAGALLFADAVHSTPHIPTDVKAWDCDFLACSAYKFYGPHMGVLYGRQDLLQSIDFPKLLPAPDTAPERAETGTQNHEGIAGSAAAVDFLASLSAGASRRDKVQGALAGLDERGHALITQLWNGLSNIPGVRLFGPTPTERRTPTLAFIVQGIAPSEVSAHLATRGVFVSHGNFYAATVVERLGFAGKGVVRAGCACYTTSDEVDRLIEGVREIARHSAGKQG, from the coding sequence ATGAACACTGCCACAAACCAAACCGCGATTGCACCAGTGAAGGAAATTCGCGCGCAATTTCCCGCGCTTGAACGGCGCGAAGGCGGCTATCCGGTCGCTTACTTTGACGGCCCCGGCGGAACGCAAGTTCCCTGCCCTGTGGTCGAGGCCATCAGCGACCACCTTTATCATCACAACTCGAATACCCATTGGGGCTATGCAACCAGCAATGAAACCGACGAAACCATCCGCAACGGGCGGGCGGCATTGGCGGCGCTGCTGAATTCGAGCCCATCTGAGATCGTTTTCGGCCCGAACATGACGACACTGACGTTTCATCTTTCGCGCGCGCTCGGGCGCGCCTATGGTCCCGGTGATGAAATCGTTGTGACCGAACTGGACCACCATGCAAACATCGACCCGTGGCGTTCTCTGGCAAAGGAACGCGGCGTTGCAATCCGTTCGGTGAGAGTCGTGCCAGAAACGGGCCAGCTTGACTGGAAAGACCTCGAATCGAAAGTCAACAAGCGGACGAAGGTCCTTGCCATTGGCGTGGCCTCGAACGCACTGGGAACCATCAATGACATCCCACGCGCCGCCGAAATTGCTCACAACGCGGGCGCGCTGCTTTTCGCGGACGCAGTCCACTCCACGCCGCACATTCCCACGGACGTGAAAGCCTGGGACTGCGATTTTCTTGCCTGTTCCGCTTACAAATTCTATGGCCCGCATATGGGAGTTCTGTACGGCCGGCAAGATCTGTTGCAATCGATCGATTTCCCAAAGCTCCTGCCAGCGCCTGATACCGCCCCGGAAAGGGCCGAGACCGGCACGCAGAACCATGAAGGGATAGCTGGCTCGGCGGCCGCCGTGGACTTTCTTGCCTCTCTTTCAGCGGGAGCATCGAGACGCGATAAGGTACAGGGGGCCCTTGCCGGGCTCGACGAGCGAGGCCACGCTCTGATAACGCAACTATGGAACGGCCTCTCGAATATTCCGGGTGTGAGGTTGTTTGGACCCACGCCCACGGAACGGCGGACGCCAACGCTGGCATTCATCGTCCAGGGCATTGCGCCTTCCGAGGTTTCCGCACATCTGGCAACACGGGGCGTTTTTGTTTCGCATGGAAACTTTTATGCGGCCACAGTCGTGGAACGTCTGGGCTTCGCCGGCAAAGGAGTCGTCCGGGCGGGTTGCGCGTGTTACACAACAAGCGATGAGGTTGACCGGCTCATCGAGGGCGTGAGGGAAATTGCCCGGCACTCCGCCGGGAAACAGGGCTAG